Proteins encoded in a region of the Methanofollis tationis genome:
- the mptA gene encoding GTP cyclohydrolase MptA has translation MELPDVQSTIPDVRINLTRVGVKNVKKLVEVSRPGKRPVIFISNFDVYVDLPGSLKGANLSRNFEVIDEVLQEAINGQVTEIEELCSVVARKLLDHHEYADRTEVQMRSEFMVRRDTPVSRTKCHEVVKVHARAIAMRTGHQPIIRKSIGAEVTGMTACPCAQDIVKDHAVRVMENLGIEAEKITAFFEEVPMATHNQRGRGFLCIETDDDQHVSLEAIIDVLKNSMSAQIYELLKRGDENYVVMQAHRNPRFVEDCVREMARRVVGEFGSLPGDSLVLIRQTNEESIHQHDAYAERKATLAELIAELNGD, from the coding sequence ATGGAACTTCCAGATGTTCAGTCGACCATCCCTGATGTTCGCATCAACCTGACAAGGGTCGGCGTTAAAAACGTGAAGAAGCTTGTAGAAGTCAGCCGTCCAGGAAAGCGCCCGGTTATCTTCATCTCCAATTTTGACGTCTACGTCGATCTGCCGGGGAGCCTGAAGGGTGCCAATCTTTCACGGAACTTCGAGGTGATCGACGAGGTGCTGCAGGAGGCGATCAACGGTCAGGTCACCGAGATCGAGGAACTCTGCAGCGTCGTTGCACGCAAACTCCTCGACCACCACGAGTACGCCGACCGGACCGAGGTCCAGATGCGCAGCGAGTTCATGGTCCGTCGGGACACCCCGGTCTCCAGGACGAAGTGCCACGAGGTGGTGAAGGTCCATGCCCGCGCCATCGCCATGAGGACCGGGCACCAGCCGATCATCAGGAAGAGCATCGGCGCCGAGGTCACCGGCATGACCGCCTGCCCCTGCGCCCAGGACATCGTCAAGGACCACGCCGTCCGCGTGATGGAAAACCTCGGGATCGAGGCGGAGAAGATCACGGCGTTCTTCGAGGAGGTGCCGATGGCCACCCACAACCAGCGCGGCCGCGGCTTCCTCTGCATCGAGACCGACGACGACCAGCACGTCTCGTTAGAGGCGATCATCGACGTCCTGAAGAACTCGATGAGCGCCCAGATCTACGAACTCTTAAAGCGCGGCGACGAGAACTATGTCGTGATGCAGGCCCACCGCAACCCCCGTTTCGTCGAGGACTGCGTGCGCGAGATGGCCCGGAGGGTCGTCGGCGAGTTCGGGTCCCTCCCTGGCGACTCCCTGGTCCTGATCCGCCAGACCAACGAGGAGAGCATCCACCAGCACGACGCCTATGCCGAGCGCAAGGCGACGCTGGCCGAACTGATCGCCGAGTTAAACGGCGATTAA
- a CDS encoding DNA-directed RNA polymerase subunit L: MDIKILEREGDKVRMVLKGQGHTFMNALTEEILSDPAVDVAKYVIKFQFSDPELLVTTKGEKDPFLVIREACARITAQCDDLIEQVRAAKTA, from the coding sequence ATGGATATCAAGATCCTTGAGCGCGAAGGGGACAAAGTGCGGATGGTCCTGAAGGGTCAGGGACACACCTTCATGAACGCCCTCACCGAGGAGATCCTCAGTGATCCCGCGGTCGATGTGGCAAAATACGTCATAAAATTCCAGTTTTCCGATCCCGAACTTCTCGTCACGACAAAAGGCGAAAAAGATCCGTTCCTGGTGATCAGGGAGGCCTGCGCCCGCATCACCGCCCAGTGCGACGACCTCATCGAGCAGGTCAGGGCCGCAAAGACCGCATAA
- a CDS encoding PAS domain S-box protein — MCGGEADHIAKIRAIIRHNPKGLSISEIARKAHLNRNSVAKYLQVLLASGEAELRTIGAARVYTPSHRLPVSALLESSNDLIAVLDRDGAVIQVNTPFLAFSGLSREEIPGAGPPDLPLLSAPALRSVLADPPAEEIVIPEIAWENGAVFRAKILPTRFEHGGHGTTVILEEITGEKRAWETCTILASIVESTDDAIIGKDLDGIVISWNPAAEALYGYTAEEMIGQTLDRIVPPDLGAEVAAIVEEVRQGLPVRHIETTRVRRDGSEVTVALTVSPIRGEDGAVIGASTIARDISALKRVEAEKERHLKNMAFLSGTATAFVRTDDDDLYRYIAEKTRELVPGALVAIASYDPVNNTLTAEEVAASPHDLEVMAGYLCTSPVGITVPFLDEYRDNFKEPGLAPGPPLYTILMHAVPEETCRQIEEDLGLNGSFYAPIISNGRYLGSVLIILKKGTVVEDPTLIETFIDGAAVAIQRRNALLSLKRGEKQAKELLNATHDLAILTDAGGRVLDLNEEAARFLGRSEEDLIGCSLGEVLPGVDAPEGEAHARFEVSIAGRVFDVSVAAVMDERSPSPRSAVFLRDITAEREAEGRLRRMNRHLAEIIEFLPDATFTIDADGRVTAWNRAMEDLTGVSKEEMIGRGDYQYAVPFYGVEREILIDLIDREGDDLPPYLSIDRTRHAVIGGAYCPSIAGGKGAYLWGKATALFDEDGNRVGAIESIRDVTRMVSAEEALKQSEAKYRDLVENANSVILTLDTEGRITFFNRFAEAFFGYTRDEVLGKSVLGLIVPETDSAGRDLRFMIAALCARPDRFGNVENENVTRDGTPVWISWTNRAIYGDGGEIVGVTCVGNDISARKQMEEELKAAQQNLEATVRRQTADLLFANTSLREEIGGHIRAQEALEKSRNTLWLMLEVIADCIFVAGASGEVRAVRTPGEALRGVPVEAILAGALSGEQREQVFAEGRPVRQEIRLASFGREIALDTWLIPVPDWDGKGPAIVGVARDVVTDGKKEGEGR, encoded by the coding sequence ATGTGCGGGGGCGAGGCAGACCATATCGCGAAGATCAGGGCGATCATCAGGCACAACCCGAAAGGATTGAGCATCTCTGAAATCGCGCGAAAAGCGCACCTGAACCGGAACTCTGTCGCAAAATACCTCCAGGTCCTCCTGGCCTCGGGCGAGGCCGAGCTCAGGACCATCGGCGCCGCCAGAGTGTATACGCCATCTCACCGCCTCCCGGTCTCCGCCCTGCTGGAGTCCTCGAACGACCTGATCGCCGTCCTCGACCGGGACGGGGCGGTGATCCAGGTCAACACCCCGTTTCTTGCGTTCTCCGGACTGTCCAGGGAAGAGATCCCGGGCGCCGGCCCCCCTGATCTCCCGCTCCTCTCGGCCCCGGCGCTCAGGTCGGTCCTGGCCGATCCCCCGGCCGAAGAGATCGTGATCCCCGAGATCGCATGGGAGAACGGGGCGGTCTTCCGGGCGAAAATTCTTCCGACCCGTTTTGAGCACGGGGGGCACGGGACGACGGTGATCCTGGAGGAGATCACCGGGGAGAAGAGGGCGTGGGAGACCTGCACCATCCTCGCCTCGATCGTCGAGTCCACCGACGACGCCATCATCGGAAAAGACCTTGACGGAATCGTCATCTCCTGGAATCCGGCGGCAGAGGCCCTCTACGGCTATACGGCAGAGGAGATGATCGGGCAGACCTTAGACCGCATCGTCCCGCCGGACCTGGGCGCAGAGGTGGCGGCGATCGTGGAGGAGGTCAGGCAGGGCCTCCCGGTCAGGCATATCGAGACGACCAGGGTCCGCAGGGACGGGAGCGAGGTCACGGTCGCCCTGACCGTCTCCCCGATCCGCGGCGAGGACGGGGCGGTGATCGGCGCCTCGACGATCGCCCGGGACATCAGCGCCCTGAAGAGGGTGGAGGCGGAGAAAGAGCGGCACCTCAAAAACATGGCGTTTCTCTCCGGGACGGCGACGGCCTTTGTCAGGACGGACGACGACGATCTCTACCGTTATATCGCGGAGAAGACCAGGGAACTCGTGCCCGGCGCCCTCGTTGCGATCGCCTCGTACGACCCGGTGAACAATACCCTGACCGCAGAGGAGGTGGCCGCTTCGCCGCACGACCTCGAGGTGATGGCCGGGTATCTCTGCACCTCGCCGGTCGGGATCACCGTCCCGTTCCTCGACGAGTACCGGGACAATTTTAAGGAACCCGGTCTTGCGCCGGGCCCGCCGCTCTACACCATCCTGATGCACGCCGTGCCTGAAGAGACCTGCAGGCAAATCGAGGAGGACCTTGGCCTCAACGGGAGCTTCTATGCCCCAATCATCTCGAATGGCCGGTACCTGGGCAGCGTGCTCATCATCCTGAAGAAGGGGACCGTGGTCGAGGACCCTACCCTGATCGAGACGTTCATCGACGGGGCGGCGGTCGCAATCCAGCGCCGGAATGCCCTCCTGAGCCTCAAGAGGGGCGAGAAACAGGCAAAAGAACTGCTCAACGCCACCCACGACCTTGCGATCCTCACCGATGCCGGCGGCCGGGTGCTCGACCTCAACGAGGAAGCCGCCCGGTTTCTCGGGCGGTCTGAAGAAGACCTGATCGGGTGCTCGCTCGGGGAGGTCCTGCCCGGGGTGGATGCACCGGAGGGGGAGGCGCATGCGCGCTTCGAGGTCTCGATAGCAGGGCGGGTCTTTGACGTATCTGTTGCGGCGGTGATGGACGAGCGATCCCCTTCTCCGAGATCGGCGGTCTTTCTCAGGGATATCACGGCAGAACGTGAGGCAGAGGGCCGGCTCAGGCGGATGAACCGGCATCTTGCCGAGATCATCGAGTTCCTCCCCGACGCCACCTTCACCATCGACGCGGACGGGAGGGTGACCGCCTGGAACCGGGCGATGGAAGACCTCACCGGCGTCTCGAAGGAGGAGATGATCGGGAGAGGGGACTACCAGTACGCCGTTCCCTTCTACGGCGTAGAGCGGGAGATCCTCATCGATCTCATCGACAGAGAGGGCGACGACCTTCCCCCGTACCTCAGCATCGACCGCACCCGGCACGCCGTCATCGGGGGCGCGTACTGCCCCTCCATCGCCGGGGGAAAAGGGGCATATCTCTGGGGCAAGGCGACGGCGCTCTTCGACGAGGACGGAAACCGGGTCGGTGCGATAGAGTCGATCCGGGATGTCACCCGCATGGTCAGTGCGGAGGAAGCGCTCAAACAGAGCGAGGCGAAGTACCGGGACCTCGTCGAGAACGCCAACTCGGTGATCCTCACCCTCGACACCGAAGGGCGGATCACCTTTTTCAACCGGTTTGCAGAGGCTTTTTTCGGCTACACGCGGGACGAGGTGCTTGGAAAGAGCGTTCTCGGCCTGATCGTCCCGGAGACGGATTCTGCCGGTCGGGACCTCAGGTTCATGATCGCCGCTCTCTGTGCAAGGCCGGATCGATTCGGGAACGTCGAGAACGAGAACGTCACCCGGGACGGAACGCCGGTCTGGATCTCGTGGACGAACCGCGCGATATACGGGGATGGCGGCGAGATCGTCGGCGTCACCTGCGTCGGCAACGATATTTCGGCCCGCAAGCAGATGGAAGAGGAGCTGAAAGCGGCGCAGCAGAACCTCGAGGCGACGGTGCGGCGCCAGACTGCCGACCTGCTTTTTGCGAACACCTCGCTCAGGGAAGAGATCGGCGGGCATATCCGGGCGCAGGAAGCGCTGGAGAAGAGCAGGAACACCCTCTGGCTGATGCTGGAGGTGATCGCCGACTGCATCTTTGTGGCCGGCGCCAGCGGCGAGGTCAGGGCGGTGAGGACGCCGGGCGAGGCCCTGCGGGGCGTGCCGGTCGAGGCGATCCTTGCGGGTGCCCTTTCCGGCGAACAGAGAGAGCAGGTGTTTGCAGAAGGGAGGCCGGTCAGGCAGGAGATCAGGCTCGCCTCGTTCGGGCGGGAGATCGCTCTCGACACCTGGCTGATACCGGTGCCTGACTGGGATGGAAAAGGGCCGGCGATCGTCGGCGTCGCCCGTGACGTTGTCACGGACGGGAAAAAAGAAGGGGAGGGGCGTTAA
- a CDS encoding HepT-like ribonuclease domain-containing protein, whose amino-acid sequence MDDPMCLDAVVLRFITIGEAVKHLPADLTASHPEIEWRKIAGLRDISVHSYYSVKPTILWDIIQTKLDPLDEAVEGMIRDEGE is encoded by the coding sequence GTGGACGATCCGATGTGCCTCGACGCCGTCGTGCTGCGGTTCATCACCATCGGGGAAGCGGTGAAACATCTCCCGGCCGACCTCACCGCCAGCCATCCCGAGATCGAGTGGCGAAAGATTGCCGGGCTCCGGGACATCAGTGTCCATTCGTATTACTCGGTGAAACCGACGATTCTCTGGGATATCATCCAGACCAAACTCGATCCCCTTGACGAGGCCGTCGAGGGTATGATCCGGGATGAAGGGGAGTGA
- the ilvC gene encoding ketol-acid reductoisomerase, producing the protein MVEKYFDADADMSVLAGKKIAVVGYGSQGRGQALNLKDSGLDVIIGVRPGRSWEAAIKDGFEVYQVADAAKMADIIQVLLPDEDQAAIYQASIRQGLSAGKTLMFSHGFNIHYGQIVPPPDVNVVMVAPKGPGHMVRRMYEEGKGVPALIAIEQDASGQAKAVALAYAKGIGATRAAVFETSFKEETETDLFGEQAVLCGGCTALVRAGFETLVANGYAPEMAYLEVLHELKLIVDLIYEGGFTKMRDSISNTAQYGDLTRGPRVIGPESYAAMQEILEEIQDGRFAKEWILENMTRRPVFTALTRADEEHEIEEVGAEIRALMPQFQKK; encoded by the coding sequence ATGGTCGAGAAATACTTTGATGCCGACGCGGATATGAGCGTGCTGGCTGGAAAGAAGATCGCGGTCGTCGGCTACGGGTCGCAGGGACGGGGTCAGGCCCTGAACCTCAAGGACTCCGGCCTCGACGTGATCATCGGGGTCAGGCCCGGCAGGAGCTGGGAGGCCGCGATAAAGGACGGGTTTGAAGTCTACCAGGTGGCCGATGCCGCCAAGATGGCGGACATCATTCAGGTCCTTCTTCCAGACGAGGACCAGGCCGCTATCTATCAGGCGTCCATCAGGCAGGGGCTCTCCGCAGGAAAGACCCTGATGTTCTCGCACGGATTCAACATCCACTACGGCCAGATTGTGCCGCCGCCTGACGTGAACGTCGTGATGGTCGCCCCGAAGGGGCCGGGCCACATGGTGAGGAGGATGTACGAGGAGGGCAAGGGCGTCCCGGCGCTCATCGCCATCGAGCAGGACGCGAGCGGTCAGGCAAAGGCGGTCGCCCTCGCCTATGCGAAGGGCATCGGGGCGACGAGGGCGGCGGTCTTCGAGACCTCGTTTAAGGAGGAGACCGAGACCGATCTCTTCGGCGAGCAGGCGGTGCTCTGTGGCGGGTGCACGGCGCTGGTCAGGGCCGGGTTCGAGACCCTGGTCGCAAACGGCTACGCGCCCGAGATGGCCTACCTCGAAGTGCTGCACGAGCTGAAGCTGATCGTCGACCTCATCTACGAGGGCGGGTTTACGAAGATGCGCGACTCGATCTCGAACACCGCGCAGTACGGCGACCTCACCCGCGGCCCGCGGGTGATCGGCCCCGAGTCATATGCGGCGATGCAGGAGATCCTGGAGGAGATCCAGGACGGCCGGTTCGCAAAGGAGTGGATCCTCGAGAACATGACCCGCCGCCCGGTCTTCACCGCCCTCACCCGCGCCGACGAGGAGCACGAGATCGAGGAGGTCGGCGCCGAGATCCGGGCGCTGATGCCGCAGTTCCAGAAAAAATAA
- the purL gene encoding phosphoribosylformylglycinamidine synthase subunit PurL: MLSAEDLAFITGTLGRDLTDVEAACFENLWSEHCSYRSTRSLLKTLPTEGENVILGPGDDAAIVRYSDSLALAIGMESHNHPSYVDPYDGAATGVGGIVRDVISMGSRPIALMDPLYFGSLAAEKTRYLLEHVVAGIGDYGNCIGVPVVRGETVFDPSYQGNPLVNVVCVGVVDPERFLTARVKTPGTRLVLFGSSTGRDGLGGASFASRDLSEESEAEDRPSVQVGDPFTEKLLIEAMMEMAETGKVLSCRDLGAAGLAGASSEMASTFGARIVADRVHLRETGMNAVEIMLAESQERMLIEVAAEDVALMGAIAAKYDLGWSEIGEVIAEPRYIVEFAGETVCDLPIDLLVGGTPRCALPQAPRTVDTTYTRPSGDTKALALAVLSHPDIASKIWITEQYDHDVQVRTVSLSHDAAVLRLEDAALVLSCGCNPRHIALAPYANAANAVYENAANLACVGAEPLCIVNCLNFASPLHPEVFHDMEQAVLGLGDMARILATPVVGGNVSLYNESDEYGTEIKPTPSIGMAGKGPVRCWTKAAAGDILALVGETGEHLGGSVLDAVTGCGGAAPAIADPSLLPLIRERVAADRFSGVTDLSKGGLLVALAKLSPDAEVRLSGDPVTALFSETYGRFLVAVKNEADLAGLPHTVIGTAGGEGLRIAVGDETVVLSPEEIEFSLSSITRLMRY, encoded by the coding sequence ATGCTGTCTGCCGAGGACCTCGCCTTCATCACCGGAACACTGGGCCGCGACCTCACCGACGTGGAGGCCGCCTGCTTTGAGAACCTCTGGAGCGAACACTGCTCGTACCGCTCCACCCGCTCGCTCCTGAAGACCCTCCCGACCGAGGGAGAAAACGTCATCCTCGGCCCTGGCGACGACGCCGCCATCGTGCGGTATTCCGACTCGCTCGCCCTCGCCATCGGGATGGAGAGCCACAACCACCCCTCGTACGTGGACCCGTACGACGGGGCGGCCACCGGGGTCGGCGGGATCGTCCGCGACGTCATATCGATGGGCTCCCGCCCGATCGCCCTGATGGACCCCCTGTACTTCGGCTCGCTCGCCGCCGAGAAGACCCGCTACCTCCTCGAACACGTGGTGGCCGGGATCGGCGACTACGGCAACTGCATCGGCGTACCCGTGGTGCGCGGCGAGACCGTCTTCGACCCCTCGTACCAGGGCAACCCCCTGGTGAACGTCGTCTGCGTGGGCGTCGTCGATCCGGAGCGCTTTCTGACGGCGCGGGTGAAGACGCCGGGCACCAGGCTCGTCCTCTTCGGATCCTCCACCGGCAGGGACGGGCTCGGCGGGGCGTCGTTCGCCTCGCGGGACCTTTCCGAGGAATCCGAGGCCGAAGACCGCCCGAGCGTCCAGGTCGGCGACCCCTTCACCGAAAAACTCCTGATCGAAGCGATGATGGAGATGGCAGAGACCGGAAAAGTGCTTTCCTGCCGCGACCTCGGGGCCGCCGGGCTTGCCGGGGCCTCCTCGGAGATGGCGAGCACCTTCGGGGCCAGGATCGTCGCCGACCGCGTCCACCTCAGGGAGACCGGGATGAACGCCGTCGAGATCATGCTCGCCGAGTCGCAGGAGCGCATGCTCATCGAGGTGGCAGCAGAAGACGTCGCCCTGATGGGTGCGATCGCCGCGAAGTACGACCTCGGCTGGAGCGAGATCGGTGAGGTGATCGCCGAGCCGCGCTATATCGTGGAGTTTGCAGGGGAGACCGTCTGCGACCTTCCCATCGACCTCCTGGTCGGCGGGACGCCGCGGTGCGCCCTTCCACAGGCGCCGCGAACCGTCGACACCACCTACACCCGCCCGTCCGGCGACACAAAGGCGCTCGCCCTGGCCGTCCTCTCCCACCCCGACATCGCCTCGAAGATCTGGATCACCGAACAGTACGATCACGACGTCCAGGTGCGCACCGTATCCCTCTCGCACGACGCCGCCGTGCTGCGCCTCGAAGACGCCGCCCTGGTCCTCTCCTGCGGCTGCAACCCGCGCCACATCGCCCTCGCCCCGTATGCGAACGCCGCAAACGCCGTCTACGAGAACGCCGCCAACCTCGCCTGCGTCGGCGCCGAACCCCTCTGCATCGTCAACTGCCTGAACTTCGCCAGCCCCCTCCACCCCGAGGTCTTCCACGATATGGAGCAGGCCGTCCTGGGCCTCGGCGACATGGCGCGCATCCTGGCCACCCCGGTCGTCGGCGGGAACGTCTCCCTGTACAACGAATCCGACGAGTACGGGACCGAGATCAAGCCGACGCCCTCGATCGGTATGGCAGGAAAAGGCCCGGTGCGCTGCTGGACGAAAGCGGCGGCCGGCGACATCCTGGCCCTCGTCGGCGAGACCGGCGAGCACCTCGGCGGGTCGGTCCTGGACGCCGTGACCGGGTGCGGCGGTGCGGCCCCGGCGATCGCCGACCCCTCCCTGCTCCCCCTTATCCGCGAGCGGGTGGCGGCCGACCGCTTCTCCGGCGTCACCGACCTCTCGAAGGGCGGGCTGCTCGTCGCCCTTGCAAAACTCTCTCCCGACGCAGAGGTGCGGCTTTCCGGCGACCCGGTCACCGCCCTCTTCTCCGAGACCTATGGCCGCTTCCTGGTCGCCGTCAAAAACGAGGCCGACCTTGCCGGCCTCCCCCACACCGTGATCGGCACGGCCGGCGGGGAGGGGCTCAGGATCGCCGTCGGGGATGAGACGGTCGTCCTCTCCCCCGAGGAGATCGAGTTCTCCCTCTCCTCGATCACGCGCCTGATGCGCTACTGA
- a CDS encoding translation initiation factor IF-2 subunit beta — protein MADPYEELLKKAYSNITEISDSAERFHIPEGKIYQEGKTTVLENFTEIAEYIRREPDHLMKFLLGELGTAGKVEGNRAVFNGKFEPAVITSSVKKYVEDYVICSECGRPDTRLVKDDRVLILRCEACGGHRPVRKRRAKADDGAPKLEEGAILDVKIESISKRGDGVVKMGKYIMYVTNARPGQVVKVKIARISGSIIFTERA, from the coding sequence ATGGCAGATCCTTACGAAGAGTTGCTGAAAAAAGCATATTCCAATATCACCGAGATCAGCGACTCCGCCGAGCGTTTCCATATCCCTGAGGGGAAGATCTATCAGGAGGGCAAGACGACGGTCCTCGAAAACTTCACCGAGATTGCGGAGTACATCAGGCGCGAACCCGACCACCTGATGAAGTTCCTCCTCGGCGAACTGGGGACGGCCGGAAAAGTCGAGGGAAACCGCGCCGTCTTCAACGGCAAGTTCGAGCCGGCGGTGATCACCTCGTCGGTCAAGAAATACGTCGAGGACTATGTGATCTGCTCTGAGTGCGGACGGCCGGACACCCGCCTCGTGAAGGACGACCGGGTGCTGATCCTCCGCTGCGAAGCATGCGGCGGGCACAGACCGGTGAGAAAGCGCCGCGCCAAGGCAGACGACGGGGCCCCGAAGCTTGAAGAGGGAGCGATCCTGGACGTCAAGATCGAGTCGATCTCCAAGCGCGGCGACGGTGTGGTGAAGATGGGGAAATATATCATGTACGTCACCAATGCCCGTCCCGGACAGGTGGTAAAGGTGAAGATCGCCCGGATATCGGGCTCTATCATCTTCACCGAGCGGGCTTAG
- a CDS encoding flavodoxin family protein has translation MRACIVYYSATGNTRALAEAAAGLSGADIVEVKDEEDYSKVMMYLKGAPRARRGEAARIEPAAIDVGGYDLIAVGTPVWAFRPTPAANAIVAALQNCAGKRAVAFATSGGAPGDTVGVLKARMEERGMKVVGTFHASDKEVKSGEGADALARLISSASGA, from the coding sequence ATGCGAGCCTGCATTGTCTATTACTCGGCCACGGGAAACACGCGTGCGCTGGCCGAAGCGGCCGCCGGACTTTCCGGGGCCGATATCGTCGAGGTGAAGGACGAGGAGGACTACTCGAAGGTGATGATGTACCTCAAAGGGGCGCCCAGGGCGCGCCGGGGGGAGGCGGCCAGGATCGAGCCCGCGGCGATCGATGTCGGGGGGTATGACCTGATCGCCGTCGGCACCCCGGTCTGGGCGTTCAGGCCGACGCCGGCGGCAAATGCGATCGTCGCCGCCCTCCAGAACTGCGCGGGGAAACGGGCGGTCGCCTTTGCGACGAGCGGGGGTGCGCCGGGCGATACCGTGGGGGTGCTGAAGGCGCGGATGGAGGAGCGGGGCATGAAGGTCGTCGGCACCTTCCATGCGAGCGATAAAGAGGTAAAAAGCGGTGAGGGCGCCGACGCCCTCGCCCGCCTGATCAGTAGCGCATCAGGCGCGTGA
- a CDS encoding ATP-binding protein: MDFKEEVSSTFYKLLSAFANTAGGTAVLGVRDRDHAVTGIDLRNNAQKKLADSITSRLGLHPVIETHEIDGKNILIVTVEQSRTLVAYEGRYYTRVGDTTREMLPDELRGYFQESIEWESVTGTFDPDEIDAASVRRFLALARKAGRLTAIDPDEPVEAVLRRLGLIRDGRITNGAVVLFGTDPQRHFPNTILRIGRFRRADIIIGDHEIRGNLFAQFEEAERTIKNYIGVRYDISGEAMQESFQRKEVWDYPLPAIREALLNALIHRDYFNNTVQTQVRIFDDHIRFHNPGRLPEGVTIEMILREHYSYLRNPRIADVFYRAGLVERYGSGIERILRALKEENLPAPEIVSTPLGFTLTMRMSSFTDEYLQEIGLNERQIAAVSYLKEHGTITNGQYQELNAVGASTALRDLHDMVAKHVLERRGESRRDMHYVLFRETRGSP, encoded by the coding sequence ATCGACTTCAAGGAAGAGGTGAGCAGCACCTTCTACAAACTCCTCTCCGCCTTCGCCAACACCGCCGGCGGCACGGCCGTCCTCGGCGTCAGGGACCGCGACCACGCCGTCACCGGCATCGACCTGCGCAACAACGCCCAGAAAAAACTCGCAGACAGCATCACAAGCAGGCTCGGCCTCCACCCGGTCATCGAGACCCACGAGATCGACGGCAAAAATATCCTCATCGTCACCGTCGAGCAGAGCCGCACGCTGGTCGCCTATGAAGGCCGCTACTACACCCGCGTCGGCGACACCACCCGCGAGATGCTCCCGGACGAACTGCGGGGCTATTTCCAGGAGAGCATCGAGTGGGAAAGCGTCACCGGGACGTTCGACCCCGACGAGATCGACGCGGCGAGTGTCCGGCGGTTCCTCGCCCTCGCCCGGAAAGCCGGCCGCCTCACGGCCATCGACCCTGACGAACCGGTCGAGGCCGTCCTCCGCCGTCTCGGCCTCATCAGGGACGGCCGCATCACCAACGGCGCCGTCGTCCTCTTCGGCACCGACCCGCAGCGCCACTTCCCGAACACGATCCTGCGGATCGGCAGGTTCAGGCGGGCCGACATCATCATCGGCGACCACGAGATCAGGGGCAACCTCTTCGCCCAGTTCGAGGAAGCCGAGCGGACCATCAAGAATTACATCGGCGTCCGCTACGACATCTCCGGGGAGGCGATGCAGGAGTCTTTCCAGCGAAAGGAGGTCTGGGACTATCCCCTCCCGGCGATCCGGGAGGCCCTGCTCAATGCCCTCATCCACCGGGACTACTTCAACAACACCGTCCAGACCCAGGTCAGGATCTTCGATGACCACATCCGCTTCCACAACCCGGGCCGCCTCCCCGAGGGTGTCACCATCGAGATGATCCTCAGGGAGCACTACTCCTACCTCCGCAACCCCCGTATCGCCGATGTCTTCTACCGTGCCGGCCTGGTGGAGCGTTACGGGTCAGGGATCGAGCGGATCCTCCGGGCACTGAAGGAGGAAAACCTGCCGGCGCCAGAGATCGTCAGCACGCCCCTCGGCTTCACGCTCACCATGCGTATGAGTTCCTTCACCGATGAGTATCTGCAGGAGATCGGTCTGAACGAGCGACAGATCGCAGCCGTCTCCTACCTCAAGGAGCACGGCACCATCACCAATGGTCAGTACCAGGAACTCAACGCCGTCGGTGCCAGCACCGCACTGAGAGACCTGCACGACATGGTCGCAAAGCATGTTCTTGAACGGCGGGGCGAATCTCGGCGGGACATGCACTATGTCCTGTTCAGGGAGACGAGGGGGTCACCGTGA
- a CDS encoding nucleotidyltransferase family protein — translation MHPLALVRQNLRTIRERYGVARIGVFGSVVRGEATPESDIDILVEFREGEETFDHFMDLKFYLEDLLGRPADLVIADTLKPGIRSTVLGEVVYAWGPPALSGGHQGRPLWGNGRLRRLWTIRCASTPSCCGSSPSGKR, via the coding sequence ATGCACCCTCTCGCCCTGGTCCGCCAGAACCTCCGCACCATCCGGGAACGCTACGGTGTGGCACGCATCGGCGTCTTCGGGTCGGTCGTGCGGGGCGAGGCCACCCCGGAAAGCGACATCGACATTCTGGTGGAGTTCAGGGAGGGGGAGGAGACCTTCGACCATTTCATGGACCTCAAGTTCTACCTCGAAGACCTCCTGGGCCGGCCGGCCGATCTCGTCATTGCCGATACGTTAAAGCCCGGGATCAGGAGCACCGTCCTGGGGGAGGTGGTCTATGCCTGGGGACCTCCTGCTCTATCTGGAGGACATCAGGGACGCCCTCTGTGGGGGAACGGTCGTTTGAGGAGGTTGTGGACGATCCGATGTGCCTCGACGCCGTCGTGCTGCGGTTCATCACCATCGGGGAAGCGGTGA